The Rhododendron vialii isolate Sample 1 chromosome 8a, ASM3025357v1 genome has a window encoding:
- the LOC131336156 gene encoding CDK5RAP1-like protein, producing MAPNLSSLSSLGIKLPIRTSFSPIRLSHYHHQRHHNRQPKPISSCRRYHPTSRLPVPKRRTTTISLLPSSLCFSRSFSQSSSITSNNAAEIPTLHHFIINAQASLTSSPSSQTLSDLVPASETLPMGRIYHETYGCQMNVNDMEIVLSIMKKAGYSEVVEVPESAEIIFINTCAIRDNAEQKVWQRLNYFWFLKRHWKSNVAIGRSQSVHPPKVVVLGCMAERLKDKILDADKMVDVVCGPDAYRDLPRLLEEVDYGQKGINTLLSLEETYADISPVRISKNSVGAFVSVMRGCNNMCSFCIVPFTRGRERSRPVESIVREVAELWKEGVKDVTLLGQNVNSYNDASGAEEEVESGSDWKFSEGFSSTCKVKKMGQRFADLLDHLAVQFPEMRFRYTSPHPKDFPDELLYVMRDRYNICKSIHLPAQTGSTTVLERMRRGYSREAYLDLVQKIRRIIPDVGLSSDFICGFCGETEEEHKYTVSLVKAVGYDMAYMFAYSMREKTHAHRNYVDDVPDAVKQRRLTELIAAFRESTGPCFDIQIGTTQLVLVEGPNKRAPDTELIGKSDRGHRVSFANLPVPDRDCYDGKRNPRVGDFVEVRISKSSRASLFGEALAITKLSSFYNSVRDEDVAYANRT from the exons atggCGCCTAATCTCTCTTCTCTATCGTCACTAGGAATCAAACTACCCATACGAACCTCATTCAGTCCCATCCGACTCTCCCATTATCACCATCAACGTCACCATAACAGACAACCCAAGCCAATCAGCTCTTGTCGTCGCTACCACCCCACATCACGGCTGCCGGTGCCGAAGAGGAGGACTACGACGATTTCGTTATTACCATCATCTCTCTGCTTCTCCAGAAGCTTCTCTCAATCCTCCTCAATCACCAGCAACAACGCGGCTGAAATCCCTACCCTCCACCACTTCATTATCAATGCCCAAGCCTCTCTcacttcttctccttcttcccaAACCCTATCCGA CCTGGTACCTGCTTCTGAAACTCTTCCTATGGGCCGCATATATCACGAAACTTATGGATGTCAAATGAATGTCAATGACATGGAAATTGTCTTATCTATTATGAAGAAAGCCGGATACAGTGAAGTTGTGGAGGTTCCGGAGAGTGCAGAGATAATTTTTATAAACACTTGCGCAATCAGGGATAATGCAGAACAGAAAGTATGGCAGAGGCTTAATTATTTTTGGTTTCTAAAGAGGCATTGGAAGAGCAATGTCGCTATCGGGAGGTCACAGTCTGTTCATCCTCCAAAAGTTGTTGTGTTGGGGTGCATGGCTGAAAGGTTAAAGGATAAGATATTAGATGCAGATAAAATGGTTGATGTGGTATGTGGTCCTGATGCTTACAGAGACTTGCCACGACTTTTAGAAGAGGTAGACTATGGTCAAAAGGGGATCAATACTCTTCTATCACTTGAAGAAACTTATGCTGATATCAGTCCCGTGCGTATCTCAAAAAATTCAGTTGGTGCTTTTGTTTCCGTAATGAGGGGGTGTAATAACATGTGTTCCTTTTGCATCGTTCCTTTCACCAGAGGCAGAGAACGGTCACGTCCTGTAGAATCAATCGTGAGAGAGGTGGCAGAGCTTTGGAAAGAAGGTGTGAAAGACGTGACACTTCTGGGTCAAAACGTAAACAGTTATAATGATGCTTCAGGTGCGGAGGAAGAGGTTGAATCAGGATCGGATTGGAAGTTCAGTGAAGGGTTTTCCAGTACGTGCAAGGTGAAAAAAATGGGTCAACGATTTGCTGATCTTTTGGATCACCTTGCAGTACAGTTTCCGGAGATGCGGTTCAGATACACATCTCCACACCCTAAAGATTTCCCCGATGAATTACTGTATGTAATGCGAGACAGATATAATATCTGCAAAAGTATCCATTTGCCTGCACAAACAGGGAGCACCACTGTACTTGAAAGAATGCGCAGGGGTTATTCTCGAGAGGCATATTTAGATCTTGTGCAAAAGATCCGGAGAATTATCCCTGATGTCGGGTTAAGCAGTGACTTCATATGTG GCTTCTGTGGCGAGACGGAAGAGGAACACAAATACACTGTTAGCCTTGTGAAGGCCGTAGGCTATGACATGGCATACATGTTTGCATATAGCATGAGGGAGAAAACCCATGCCCATAGGAACTACGTTGATGATGTTCCTGATGCCGTCAAGCAGAGGAGACTTACAGAACTCATCGCTGCTTTCCGCGAGAGCACAGGTCCATGTTTTGACATCCAAATTGGTACTACACAACTTGTGCTAGTTGAAGGACCGAATAAGAGAGCCCCAGACACAGAGCTCATTGGCAAGAGCGACAGAGGCCATAGGGTATCTTTTGCTAATTTGCCAGTCCCAGATAGGGATTGTTATGATGGGAAGAGGAATCCAAGGGTTGGAGATTTTGTGGAAGTTCGGATATCAAAATCGTCAAGAGCATCATTGTTTGGAGAAGCCCTTGCGATAACTAAGTTAAGCTCATTTTACAACAGTGTGCGTGATGAAGATGTCGCCTATGCAAACAGAACTTGA
- the LOC131336157 gene encoding uncharacterized protein LOC131336157 isoform X1: MGFGALRSILRPVSRTLLSAHCTGSSFSLARTPAAASGSSFFGGGCPLHRGTRQMLVSSAFHSLTDNRFPKRRPSDKPRRKRASLRPPGPYAWVKCVPGEPILPNQPNEGSVKRRNEKKRMRQRRAFILAEAKKRKAQLQEANRKKVIKRVERKMAAVARDRAWAEKLAELQRLEEEKKEKVMA, translated from the exons ATGGGTTTCGGCGCCCTAAGATCGATCCTTCGGCCTGTTTCACGGACACTACTATCAGCCCACTGCACCggttcttctttctctcttgcAAGGACTCCAGCTGCTGCTTCTGGGTCTTCGTTCTTCGGCGGCGGCTGCCCACTGCACCGGGGTACTCGACAGATGCTGGTATCGAGTGCTTTCCACAGCTTAACAGACAATCGATTCCCTAAGAGAAGACCAAGTGATAAACCTCGCAGGAAAAGGGCCAGCTTGAGACCCCCTG GTCCATATGCATGGGTTAAATGCGTGCCTGGTGAGCCCATACTTCCCAACCAACCCAACGAGGGCAGTGTCAAGCGACggaatgagaaaaaaagaatgagacAAAGGAGGGCATTTATATTG GCAGAAGCGAAGAAACGGAAAGCACAGTTGCAGGAAGCAAATAggaaaaaagttattaaaaGGGTGGAGCGTAAGATGGCTGCAGTGGCAAGGGACAGAGCATGGGCTGAAAAACTGGCAGAGCTGCAACGCCTTGAGgaagagaagaaggaaaaggTCATGGCTTGA
- the LOC131336157 gene encoding uncharacterized protein LOC131336157 isoform X2, giving the protein MGFGALRSILRPVSRTLLSAHCTGSSFSLARTPAAASGSSFFGGGCPLHRGTRQMLVSSAFHSLTDNRFPKRRPSDKPRRKRASLRPPGPYAWVKCVPGEPILPNQPNEGSVKRRNEKKRMRQRRAFILVDFSTNIGDPYMYRFGHKCTVFLKTSTKMQFASSISIYW; this is encoded by the exons ATGGGTTTCGGCGCCCTAAGATCGATCCTTCGGCCTGTTTCACGGACACTACTATCAGCCCACTGCACCggttcttctttctctcttgcAAGGACTCCAGCTGCTGCTTCTGGGTCTTCGTTCTTCGGCGGCGGCTGCCCACTGCACCGGGGTACTCGACAGATGCTGGTATCGAGTGCTTTCCACAGCTTAACAGACAATCGATTCCCTAAGAGAAGACCAAGTGATAAACCTCGCAGGAAAAGGGCCAGCTTGAGACCCCCTG GTCCATATGCATGGGTTAAATGCGTGCCTGGTGAGCCCATACTTCCCAACCAACCCAACGAGGGCAGTGTCAAGCGACggaatgagaaaaaaagaatgagacAAAGGAGGGCATTTATATTG gttgatTTTTCAACAAACATTGGGGATCCCTATATGTATCGTTTTGGACACAAGTGTACCGTATTTCTGAAGACAAGTACCAAAATGCAGTTCGCTAGTAGTATTAGCATTTACTGGTAA